The nucleotide window ATGGGACCGGAAATCGAGTTATGAAAGTTTGGAGTGCTGGCTGTTCCAGTGGAGAGGAACCATATACAATATCTATTGTTCTTTCCGATTTTGCAGAAAAACATCCTGGCTTTGACTTTTCTATTTTGGGAACGGATCTCTCAACGACAATACTTCAGAAAGCAGTAGATGCCGTTTATCGCATCGATCGAGTGGAAGCTATTCCGTTGGAAATGAAGAAACGTCACTTCCTGAAGAGTAAGGACTCCGTGAATCAAACTGTTAAACTCGCCCCTCACATTCGAAAAAAAGTGCGATTTGCAAGGTTGAATTTTGTGGATAGCACCTATGATGTAGGCGAAATGTTCGATGTCGTATTCTGCCGTAACGTTCTGATTTATTTTGATAGACCAACACAAGAGCGAGTTATAACGAAACTCTGTAGTCGACTCAAACCAGGTGGATATTTTTTCTTGGGCCACAGCGAGTCAATTATGAATATGGACGTACCGTTGGTGCAGGTGAAACCAACTATTTTCAAACGTGTGTAACCATCAATTCTAAACTAGCCCCAATATGAAAAAGCTTTCAGACGAAGAATTGATAAGTGAGCTGACAAAACGCTTTGAGGAGAATAGAAAGTCATTTCAAGAGTTAAAAGACCTCAATGACGAATTGCGGCTTGTGAATAAAAAACTGGAGGAGAGTGAGTCATTAAAGAGCCACTTTATTTCAAATATTACCAACGAGATTGTAAATCCTTTTACTTCCATAATTGGTTTGTCGAGAACGATACTTGAGGTTGATAAGGAAAACTGGAAAAAGGTCATTTCAATGGTGGCACTGATTCATTCCGAGGCTTTTTCGCTCGATTTTCAACTCCGAAACATATTTGTTGCGGCAAAAATTGAAGCTGGGGAGATTAATCCCGAATTTGTGAAAGCGGACATTCATAACCTAATGGATGGTGTTGTTGCCAATTTTAAGCATGAGGCCCAGAAAAAAAGGTGCGAGATTAAGTTGATTTTCGATATTGAGGGATATTCGAGTGTCGGTCCCTATGATTTCAAAACCGATCCGGAAAAATTCAAGTTGATTATCTCTAATTTATTGAGCAATGCCGTTAATTTTTCGTTCGAAGATAGCGAAGTTGTTATAACGGTGTCTCGAAGTGAAGATATTCTTCGGGTTTCCGTGAAAGATTTTGGTTCTGGAATTTCGGAGAAAAATCAGCAGATAATATTCGATCGGTTTAAGCGTGTTGATTCAGGCATTAATTCCATGAATAGAGGTCATGGTCTTGGTCTGTCTATAAACAAGTCGCTTTTGGATGTGTTAAATGGTAGCATTGAAGTTGTATCCTCGTTAGGTAACGGGGCTACCTTTACCATTTCTGTTCCCGAAGCAACAGAGGCCGGCGAGGGATACGCCAGCGATGCTGATGAGTTTTTCTTTGGTGATGAGCAACAGGTTTTCTAGAGGATTATGGACGAACTTCCCGTTCACTTTTTATACCCTGCCGCTATGTGGATTGAAAAACAACCACATCGGGTTCATACTATTTTAGGTAGTTGTGTGGCTGTGTGTCTTTACGATTCGGTTCTGAAAATAGGTGGAATAAATCATTATATGTTACCTTATTGGAATGGACAAGGATTGGCTTCGCCTAAGTATGGCAATATTGCTATTGAAAAACTTGTGGAAAAGATGCTGTTTTTTGGTTGTAAAAAGGAGAACCTTCGAGCAAAAGTTTTTGGAGGGGGCGAGGTTATCGAGACCACATTTAACCAATTTCAGATTGGCGAACGCAATGTTAAGGTTGCGCAGGAAATGCTTAGGGAGCATGGGATTACTATTGCCGGATCGAGTTTGAGTGGGAAACTGGGGCGAAAGTTGGAGTTTAACACGCAAACAGGTGAGGTTCGGATGAAGTTTATCGAAAAACAGATTTTCAATCCTATTAAACCTAAATAATTTATCGGATATGCAGCCAAAACTTAAAGTTTTAATTATTGACGATTCCGCTGTTGTTCGGCAAACCTTGAGCCATATTATTTCGAGCGATCCGGATTTAGAGGTTATGGCTACGGCATCCGATCCTTTTTTTGCTGCAAAAAAAATCGCCGAAAATGTTCCTGACGTTATTACCCTCGATGTAGAAATGCCTCGCATGGACGGGCTTACATTTCTTAAGAAGATTATGTCCCAACATCCAATACCCGTGGTGATTATTTCCAGTTTAACCGAAACTGGAACTGAAAGCGGGATACGAGCATTGGAGTATGGGGCCGTTGATATTATTACCAAACCTCAAATGAATACAAAACAGTTCATTGAGGAATCAAGGATTCGTATTTGTGATGCCATTAAGGCTGCTGGTGGTGCAAAAATTACTCGGCGTCGTTTTGTTGAGCCTCAAGCAATGGTAGTGGAACCGAAATTTTCGGCTGATGTTGTATTACCCAAGGGAAGCCCAATTCACAGCATGTTGAAAACTACCGAAATCGTAGTTGCTGTAGGTGCTTCTACCGGTGGAACCGAGGCAATTAGTTTGTTCTTGCAAGCGCTTCCGCCCGATTGCCCTGGAATTGTTATTGTTCAGCATATGCCCGAAAAATTTACGACATCTTTCGCAAATCGGCTAAACGAAATTTGCAAAATTACGGTAAGGGAAGCAAAGGATGGAGATACTGTTATTCGAGGGCAGGCCTTAATTGCCCCAGGTAACTATCATATGCTTTTAAAGCGCAGTGGTGCGAAATACTACGTAGAGGTTACCGAAGGATCACTCGTCAATAGGCATAGACCATCGGTGGATGTGCTCTTTCGCAGTACTGCTCGATTTGCTGGTTCAAACGCAATTGGCATTCTTATGACCGGAATGGGCGATGATGGTGCTAGAGGATTGCTGGAAATGAAGGAAGCCGGAGCTCGTACCGTTGCCCAAGATGAGAAATCATGTGTGGTATTTGGTATGCCAAAAGAGGCAATTAAACTAGGTGCTGCCGATAAGGTGCTTCCGCTTGAAAGTATTGCTGCATATATATTAAAGCCATATTAACGAAGTGTTATGGATTCTAAAACGGGAAAGAGAAAATATACGCTTTCATTTCTTTATCGAGTATTCTGCTGGTGTTCTGGAGCAAGATTGTATCTACTCGAACGGTGCCCTTCTGACCTGAATAAGTATCTAGGCATTGGAGCAATTATTTTCATGACCGGTGTAATGGCTTCTCTTTCCGGTGGGTATGCTATTTTTACAATATTTAGGAGTTATCCAATCGCGATTGCTTTCGGATTACTATGGGGAACTCTTATATTCTTTTTGGACTTCTTTCTTGTTTCGAGCCTAAAAAAGCAAGAGTTTATAAAACTTGAATTGCCCTTTGCATTACCCCGATTTGTATTAGCGCTGCTTATTGCGGTTGTTATTTCGAAACCAATTGAACTCAAACTCTTTGAGCGGGAAATTAATGTTGAGATCGAAACCATGCGATCGGAAAAAAACATGGAGTTCTCCCGTATTGTAGGTCAGGAGTTCGGGGATATCGATCAGCTCCTCAAGGAAAGTGAATCATTAAAAAAAGAGATTGAAGGAAAGCAGGAGTTGCGGAATAAACTTTTCAACTTAGTTATTGCCGAAGCCGAAGGCCAAAGTCCTACAAATAGAATTGGTAAGGGACCTGTATATGCCGAAAAAAGACAAGAGTTTAATGTTTCTGATAAGGATCTTTCGGAAACAAAGGTGAGGAATTTCAAACTGATAGAGCAGAATAATCTTCGTATAACAGAACTCAAAGCATTACGTGATATGCGTAAGAGTGCAACCGCACAAGCTAGTTCCGAATCGGATGGTTTTTTAGCAAGACTGCAAGCGATGGCTAACATCAAGGATAGTAGCTTAATTGTAAGTATTACAAGTTGGTTTATTACTTTACTCTTCATTGTTATCGAATCGTCGCCCATCATTGCTAAACTGCTTTCGCGAAAAGGACCCTACGATTTTCTTTTGGAAGCAGAGGAGTTCTCTAAAGAGGCTGAGGCAAGTATGATAATTGAGAATATACGTTTCGGACACGAGGATAGCCTTGATGTTGACCGTGAAATAGCGCGCATTAAGTTCAAAAGCGAGATTGCCCTTCACTCGGAGTTTATTTCAAAAGAGGCTGACGTACGGCGTGAACTATTCAAACGGAGACTTAGTTCTATTGCCAATAAGGGAAATTTACCTTCTAGAGACTTAAAACTAGTTACTTCCGATCATGAAGTTGCCAATGATAGTTTGGATGAAGTACCTGCTGTGGCGTCGGTAAGCGAAAGTGTTCAGCAATTGCAGTCAAGTCCAAAGGATCCTGATTTAGCAAATGGTGACGCAGTTGATAGTTATTCCGAAGTGGAATTTGATGGAAAGGATGCTCCTTCTACTCTCGGAGAAAAAAAAATGGCAAATAAGTAGGGCTAAGGCCCTTTAAAGTTGGAGCCAACGAAAAATTGCTTACTTTTAAGGGAATTTTTTTCTCGACGCATATGAGCAGCGAATTTTCCAAGGCAAAGGTTATTAGGATCACTCTAAATGGAGTGCTGGCTGGTTTAGTATTTCTTTTAATGGCTTTTTTTATTGAAGCCTTTAGAACGGATAACTCCATATCCTTCAACGGACTAGTGAGTATTCACAAAGAAAATCCTCTCTTTATATTTTTCGATTTCTTTCCTGTTATTTTTGGAGTCTTGGCCTATTATTATGGCGGTAAGGTTGTCGGCCAATTATCTATTTCCGAATCGCTTATAGAGGAGGAGGAGTCTAGAAGTCGTAAACTATATCGCTTTGTGGAGCGGATCCGTAACGGTGAGATTGATGCCGATTTCCATGCTGATGAGGATGATGTGCTTGGAAAAGCAATTGTTAATCTTCGAGATAACCTCAAGGCAAGCAAGGAGGAAGAAGCGCTCCGCAAACAAGAGGATGAGCAGCGTGGATGGATGGCTGAAGGAATGGCCATGTTTGGCGAAATTCTTAGGGCCAACAACGATAATATGGCCGAACTTTCGTATTCCATTATTAGCAACTTAGTAAAATATGTAAAGTCCGTTCAAGGGGGCTTTTATATCATCGAAGACAATGATGAGGAAAGTAAATATTTTCTTCTTACGGCCAGTTACGCCTATGAAAGAAGAAAGTATGCCGATAAACGCCTCGAATGGGGCGAAGGTATTGTTGGGGCTTGCGCTCTCGAAAAAGATACTATTCATCTAAAGAAAGTTCCTGCTGGATACCTCTCAATAACATCAGGCCTAGGCGAAGCAACTCCAGACAATCTCTTGATTGTGCCTCTTAAGGTAAACGACGAAGTACATGGCGTTATTGAAATAGCTTCGTTTAAACCATTTGAAGAATTTGAAATTGGTTTTATTGAGAAAGTTGCTGAAAGTATTGCTACTACGATTTCAAGTGTTAAAATAAACATCCGAACGGCTCAACTTTTAGCTGAGTCGGGGGCTCGGGCTGAGGCAATGACTGAACAGGAGACCCAACTTCGGCAAAACATGGAGGAGTTGCAAGCTACCCAAGAGGAAGCTGCGCGTCAGGCCGAAAAATTTATTAGTTTCACTAATTCGGTTAATCACACCCTTATTCGAGCCGAATACGATACTGCTGGAATCCTACTCTATGCCAACACCCAGTTTCTTCATAAACTTGAGTATGTAAGCAATAGTGAGGTTGAAGGACAGCCAATATCGATGTTTGTAAATAAGAAGGATAGAATTTGGTTTGATGAACTATGGCAATCGTTAATTCGTGGGGGAAAACACTTTGAAGGCGATATGAAACTGGTTACACGCGATGGTAAAGATTTGTGGACCATTGCAACTTATACCTGTGTACGTAATGTCATGGGCGGTGTTGAGAAAATTCTATTTTTAGCCATTGATACTACTGAGCAGAAAAAGCAGAGCTTGGATCACGAAGGACAAATTAATGCACTCAACAGAAGTAGCCTTAAAGCCGAATTCTCCCCAACTGGTGACATATTGGATGCAAATGAAAAGTTCCTAGTCGCTTTGGGATATACATCCGTCGAAATTAAGACAAAAACGGTATTTGATTTCCCTCCTGATGTCGAGAAGAAATCATTAGAGAAAATATGGGATGATGTCACCCATGGCATGCCTTTCGAAGGTGGCTTACGCTTTTTAATGAAAGAAGGAGAGGAGCGTTGGATCAGGGGCACATTCACTGCCGTGAACGACATGTATGAAGAGATTGCTAAAGTTGTCTTCATTGGGCACGATAGTACTCGAGAGAAACTCATGGAACTTGAGACTAAGCGCCAGACTGAGATATTAAGGATTCAGGAGGAACAGTTGCGTCAAAGTGAGGTGGAGTTGAGCCGAAAGTTACGCGAGGCAAGGGAAGAGGTAAAAACCCAATTCAAAGAAATTGAAAAGGTTAAAATCAGAAATGAAAAAACACTCGAAGGATTCCTTGATGTAGTAATTTCAATCGACCAAGATGGAACCATCGACTTTTTCAATAAGGCAGCAGAACAGCTGTTTGGTTATGACCGTAATGAAGTTTTAGGGAAAAACGTTCGTTTACTTTTCCCTGCTGATGCTGCTAAGCACGACGAATTTATTGCCAACTTTGTTGATCCTGATAAACTGAAAATTGTTGGTGTTCGCAGGGAGATTACCATTACCAATAAGTTGGGTGATGAACTCGCGGTGTTGATCTTGCTTTCGGAAGCTCGGGTTGGAAAAGAGTATACCTATACTGCTTTCATTCAAAATATTTCTGTCGATCTGTTTTAATTTTGTCATAATATTTTAAAGCCCCGAACGGAAAGTTTCATCAGTCGGGGCTTTTTTGTTACCTTTGCGGGGCGTTGCAATTAATACTTTCAAATGGATCACTTTATTGTTTCGGCACGAAAATACCGGCCTTCCACCTTCATCTCGGTTATTGGACAAACATCCATAACCACCACTCTTAAGAATGCCATCTTACGTAAGCATCTTGCGCAGGCATATCTTTTTTGTGGTTCTCGTGGCGTTGGAAAGACTACCTGTGCACGGATTTTTGCAAAGACAATTAATTGCTTAAACCTTACTGCTGATACGGAGCCATGTAATACTTGTGAATCGTGTAAGTCATTCAACGAAAACCGTTCACTAAATATCCATGAACTCGACGCTGCCTCTAATAACTCAGTGGAGGATATTCGCACCCTCATTGAGAAGGTTCGTATTCCTCCACAAATTGGTCGCTATAGCGTATATATTATCGATGAGGTTCACATGCTTTCAAATGCTGCTTTCAACGCATTTCTTAAGACATTGGAAGAACCACC belongs to Williamwhitmania taraxaci and includes:
- a CDS encoding CheR family methyltransferase; amino-acid sequence: MDPLLNSIYNAQLTDEEFRRLSEFIYNESGIKMPPIKRIMLQSRLQKRLRELKMQTFKEYCDCVFSKAGQMSEIIHMLDVVSTNKTDFFREAVHFDFLTSDVLPSFHQNGTGNRVMKVWSAGCSSGEEPYTISIVLSDFAEKHPGFDFSILGTDLSTTILQKAVDAVYRIDRVEAIPLEMKKRHFLKSKDSVNQTVKLAPHIRKKVRFARLNFVDSTYDVGEMFDVVFCRNVLIYFDRPTQERVITKLCSRLKPGGYFFLGHSESIMNMDVPLVQVKPTIFKRV
- a CDS encoding sensor histidine kinase, which encodes MKKLSDEELISELTKRFEENRKSFQELKDLNDELRLVNKKLEESESLKSHFISNITNEIVNPFTSIIGLSRTILEVDKENWKKVISMVALIHSEAFSLDFQLRNIFVAAKIEAGEINPEFVKADIHNLMDGVVANFKHEAQKKRCEIKLIFDIEGYSSVGPYDFKTDPEKFKLIISNLLSNAVNFSFEDSEVVITVSRSEDILRVSVKDFGSGISEKNQQIIFDRFKRVDSGINSMNRGHGLGLSINKSLLDVLNGSIEVVSSLGNGATFTISVPEATEAGEGYASDADEFFFGDEQQVF
- a CDS encoding chemotaxis protein CheD, producing the protein MDELPVHFLYPAAMWIEKQPHRVHTILGSCVAVCLYDSVLKIGGINHYMLPYWNGQGLASPKYGNIAIEKLVEKMLFFGCKKENLRAKVFGGGEVIETTFNQFQIGERNVKVAQEMLREHGITIAGSSLSGKLGRKLEFNTQTGEVRMKFIEKQIFNPIKPK
- a CDS encoding protein-glutamate methylesterase/protein-glutamine glutaminase yields the protein MQPKLKVLIIDDSAVVRQTLSHIISSDPDLEVMATASDPFFAAKKIAENVPDVITLDVEMPRMDGLTFLKKIMSQHPIPVVIISSLTETGTESGIRALEYGAVDIITKPQMNTKQFIEESRIRICDAIKAAGGAKITRRRFVEPQAMVVEPKFSADVVLPKGSPIHSMLKTTEIVVAVGASTGGTEAISLFLQALPPDCPGIVIVQHMPEKFTTSFANRLNEICKITVREAKDGDTVIRGQALIAPGNYHMLLKRSGAKYYVEVTEGSLVNRHRPSVDVLFRSTARFAGSNAIGILMTGMGDDGARGLLEMKEAGARTVAQDEKSCVVFGMPKEAIKLGAADKVLPLESIAAYILKPY
- a CDS encoding DUF4407 domain-containing protein produces the protein MDSKTGKRKYTLSFLYRVFCWCSGARLYLLERCPSDLNKYLGIGAIIFMTGVMASLSGGYAIFTIFRSYPIAIAFGLLWGTLIFFLDFFLVSSLKKQEFIKLELPFALPRFVLALLIAVVISKPIELKLFEREINVEIETMRSEKNMEFSRIVGQEFGDIDQLLKESESLKKEIEGKQELRNKLFNLVIAEAEGQSPTNRIGKGPVYAEKRQEFNVSDKDLSETKVRNFKLIEQNNLRITELKALRDMRKSATAQASSESDGFLARLQAMANIKDSSLIVSITSWFITLLFIVIESSPIIAKLLSRKGPYDFLLEAEEFSKEAEASMIIENIRFGHEDSLDVDREIARIKFKSEIALHSEFISKEADVRRELFKRRLSSIANKGNLPSRDLKLVTSDHEVANDSLDEVPAVASVSESVQQLQSSPKDPDLANGDAVDSYSEVEFDGKDAPSTLGEKKMANK
- a CDS encoding PAS domain S-box protein translates to MSSEFSKAKVIRITLNGVLAGLVFLLMAFFIEAFRTDNSISFNGLVSIHKENPLFIFFDFFPVIFGVLAYYYGGKVVGQLSISESLIEEEESRSRKLYRFVERIRNGEIDADFHADEDDVLGKAIVNLRDNLKASKEEEALRKQEDEQRGWMAEGMAMFGEILRANNDNMAELSYSIISNLVKYVKSVQGGFYIIEDNDEESKYFLLTASYAYERRKYADKRLEWGEGIVGACALEKDTIHLKKVPAGYLSITSGLGEATPDNLLIVPLKVNDEVHGVIEIASFKPFEEFEIGFIEKVAESIATTISSVKINIRTAQLLAESGARAEAMTEQETQLRQNMEELQATQEEAARQAEKFISFTNSVNHTLIRAEYDTAGILLYANTQFLHKLEYVSNSEVEGQPISMFVNKKDRIWFDELWQSLIRGGKHFEGDMKLVTRDGKDLWTIATYTCVRNVMGGVEKILFLAIDTTEQKKQSLDHEGQINALNRSSLKAEFSPTGDILDANEKFLVALGYTSVEIKTKTVFDFPPDVEKKSLEKIWDDVTHGMPFEGGLRFLMKEGEERWIRGTFTAVNDMYEEIAKVVFIGHDSTREKLMELETKRQTEILRIQEEQLRQSEVELSRKLREAREEVKTQFKEIEKVKIRNEKTLEGFLDVVISIDQDGTIDFFNKAAEQLFGYDRNEVLGKNVRLLFPADAAKHDEFIANFVDPDKLKIVGVRREITITNKLGDELAVLILLSEARVGKEYTYTAFIQNISVDLF